The Polypterus senegalus isolate Bchr_013 chromosome 9, ASM1683550v1, whole genome shotgun sequence genome includes a window with the following:
- the ppil3 gene encoding peptidyl-prolyl cis-trans isomerase-like 3 isoform X1 → MSSLEWEHIGSKCGVVRSVSSSFTSLTAVTLHTDLGDIKIELFCERTPKACENFLALSASGYYNGCTFHRNIKGFMVQTGDPSGTGKGGTSIWNRRFEDEFSEYLKHNVRGVVSMASSGPNTNGSQFFITYGKQPHLDMKYTVFGKVIDGLETLDELEKLPVNEKNFRPLNEVHIKDITIHANPFAS, encoded by the exons ATGTCCAGCCTTGAGTGGGAACATATTGGATCAAAGTGTGGAGTCGTCCGATCTGTTAGTTCAAGTTTTACGAGTTTAACG GCAGTGACTTTGCATACTGATTTAGGAGATATTAAGATTGAGCTTTTTTGTGAACGAACTCCAAAGGCCTGTGAG AATTTCCTTGCACTTTCTGCTAGTGGATATTATAATGGCTGCACCTTCCATCGTAATATTAAAGGATTTATGGTACAAACAGGGGATCCCTcag GCACAGGCAAAGGTGGGACAAGCATTTGGAATCGGAGGTTTGAAGATGAATTTAGTGAATATCTTAAG CATAATGTCAGGGGTGTTGTATCGATGGCAAGCAGTGGACCCAATACCAATGGCTCTCAGTTTTTTATTACGTATGGTAAACAGCCACACTTGGATATGAAGTACACTGTATTTGGAaa ggTTATAGATGGACTAGAAACATTAGATGAGTTGGAAAAGCTCCCAGTCAATGAAAAGAATTTTCGTCCTCTAAATGAGGTGCATATCAAGGATATTACGATACATGCAAATCCATTTGCTTCCTAA
- the ppil3 gene encoding peptidyl-prolyl cis-trans isomerase-like 3 isoform X2: MAVTLHTDLGDIKIELFCERTPKACENFLALSASGYYNGCTFHRNIKGFMVQTGDPSGTGKGGTSIWNRRFEDEFSEYLKHNVRGVVSMASSGPNTNGSQFFITYGKQPHLDMKYTVFGKVIDGLETLDELEKLPVNEKNFRPLNEVHIKDITIHANPFAS; the protein is encoded by the exons ATG GCAGTGACTTTGCATACTGATTTAGGAGATATTAAGATTGAGCTTTTTTGTGAACGAACTCCAAAGGCCTGTGAG AATTTCCTTGCACTTTCTGCTAGTGGATATTATAATGGCTGCACCTTCCATCGTAATATTAAAGGATTTATGGTACAAACAGGGGATCCCTcag GCACAGGCAAAGGTGGGACAAGCATTTGGAATCGGAGGTTTGAAGATGAATTTAGTGAATATCTTAAG CATAATGTCAGGGGTGTTGTATCGATGGCAAGCAGTGGACCCAATACCAATGGCTCTCAGTTTTTTATTACGTATGGTAAACAGCCACACTTGGATATGAAGTACACTGTATTTGGAaa ggTTATAGATGGACTAGAAACATTAGATGAGTTGGAAAAGCTCCCAGTCAATGAAAAGAATTTTCGTCCTCTAAATGAGGTGCATATCAAGGATATTACGATACATGCAAATCCATTTGCTTCCTAA